In one Thermococcus sp. 2319x1 genomic region, the following are encoded:
- a CDS encoding restriction endonuclease: MEWTVKILNSASDGDIIRIVQGLVESLGFKEAERVRAKEWKIDFIALREDPISGLEKYAIKVKTKGLASSKEVEEFAEAIIKAKADRGIFLSVSGFTKDAKVLLEREYKGKIIPWDGERLVKELNDKKIPVAYELVERLKKEEMGKEEEKRMGMLKVIRLDAPLLYSFSPNKVLERVVSVIESRYKIKREDIFLEELVVELSTGYVILWSAKKDTKEVKDKAVVLSREEVIPFVSGDVELERKVSRALLESESTIKASEVEITSAISQNEAVIALKLKLADELETPQTNIYLSSRRKVYVPKKALLNLKVGINSAKAEVDLKTNDIKINMAPLPKEKLVEIAREECKKYLGEDTEEISVEEKDSVAIISGQTKRFVFRIALHVYSGRVVKRKSKMKREAIFSEIAKLYPDGEVIFFDEKENRAIVDVMTPKEVVVLEFNLENGGHRVVANLIHPYQIANSARNIIERNFDIKGLELVDFKLHNTTHLELLLESVDGKIKVNADGKTGDIIDYFVEISPQKAREVILQKYKGWEIKKLEKNEAYEAELENDKSILRISLSKDGKILNELDRRLKIDVVREIAEKFLKEKGISATIKEIKLNENWLIKFVGEERVGELVIGRSSGEILKSDVFLTEIAIEESYKRYILEKFNEKNLNTERIVLYKEKGYAVIKLIGDKSVYYAKIDLRSGKILEEDRLPRKGLMAKIKKIQLEAKYK, from the coding sequence ATGGAATGGACGGTGAAAATATTAAACTCCGCCTCTGATGGGGATATAATTCGTATTGTTCAAGGGCTTGTTGAATCTTTGGGGTTTAAAGAAGCCGAGAGGGTAAGAGCTAAAGAGTGGAAAATCGACTTCATAGCCCTCCGCGAAGACCCAATCTCTGGACTTGAGAAGTATGCAATAAAGGTAAAAACAAAAGGGTTGGCATCTTCTAAGGAAGTTGAAGAATTTGCAGAGGCCATCATAAAAGCCAAAGCCGATAGAGGGATTTTTCTTTCTGTTAGTGGATTCACAAAGGATGCAAAAGTGCTCCTGGAGAGGGAGTACAAGGGGAAGATAATCCCTTGGGATGGGGAAAGGCTCGTTAAGGAATTAAACGACAAGAAAATTCCAGTAGCCTATGAGTTGGTTGAAAGGCTCAAAAAGGAGGAGATGGGGAAGGAAGAGGAAAAAAGAATGGGTATGCTAAAGGTTATACGGCTGGATGCACCATTGTTATACTCTTTCTCGCCCAATAAAGTTCTTGAAAGGGTAGTGTCGGTTATAGAATCTCGGTATAAAATCAAACGAGAGGATATTTTTCTGGAAGAGCTGGTAGTTGAGCTTTCTACCGGTTATGTAATTTTGTGGTCTGCTAAAAAAGACACGAAGGAGGTAAAAGACAAGGCGGTAGTTCTGTCAAGGGAAGAAGTAATCCCCTTTGTAAGCGGAGACGTTGAGTTGGAGAGAAAGGTATCAAGAGCCCTCTTGGAAAGCGAGTCTACAATAAAGGCTAGTGAAGTTGAAATAACATCCGCAATTTCCCAAAATGAGGCGGTGATAGCCCTCAAATTAAAACTTGCAGATGAACTTGAGACTCCCCAAACGAATATCTATCTAAGTTCCAGAAGAAAGGTTTATGTTCCGAAGAAAGCTTTGTTGAACCTTAAGGTGGGCATCAACTCCGCCAAAGCTGAAGTTGATCTTAAAACGAATGACATCAAGATAAACATGGCTCCTCTTCCAAAGGAAAAGCTCGTTGAAATAGCCAGAGAAGAATGCAAAAAATATCTCGGAGAGGATACAGAAGAAATTTCCGTAGAGGAAAAAGATTCCGTAGCTATTATAAGTGGACAAACTAAGCGGTTTGTTTTTAGGATTGCTTTGCACGTCTACAGTGGTAGGGTTGTGAAAAGAAAGTCAAAAATGAAACGGGAGGCAATATTCTCTGAGATTGCCAAACTGTATCCTGATGGAGAGGTGATATTCTTTGATGAAAAAGAAAATAGAGCAATAGTAGATGTGATGACTCCAAAGGAAGTCGTGGTTCTTGAGTTCAACTTAGAAAATGGGGGGCATAGAGTAGTTGCAAATCTAATTCATCCTTATCAAATTGCAAATTCTGCCAGGAACATTATTGAAAGGAATTTTGACATAAAGGGACTTGAGCTTGTTGACTTTAAACTCCATAATACAACCCATTTGGAGCTACTCCTTGAGAGTGTTGACGGGAAGATTAAGGTAAATGCCGATGGAAAAACGGGAGATATAATAGATTACTTCGTTGAAATAAGCCCTCAGAAAGCCAGAGAGGTAATCCTCCAAAAATATAAGGGGTGGGAAATAAAGAAGCTGGAGAAGAATGAAGCTTATGAGGCTGAGCTTGAGAATGACAAATCTATCCTAAGAATATCCCTTAGCAAAGATGGGAAAATCCTAAATGAACTGGATAGACGGCTGAAAATTGATGTAGTGAGAGAGATAGCGGAGAAGTTCTTGAAAGAGAAGGGCATATCTGCAACCATTAAAGAGATAAAGCTCAATGAAAACTGGTTAATCAAGTTTGTTGGAGAGGAAAGAGTAGGGGAACTGGTAATAGGGAGGAGCTCTGGAGAGATCTTAAAGAGCGATGTATTTTTGACTGAGATAGCGATTGAGGAGAGCTACAAGAGGTATATACTGGAAAAGTTCAATGAAAAGAACCTCAATACGGAAAGGATAGTCCTCTACAAGGAAAAGGGGTATGCAGTGATAAAGCTAATAGGTGACAAGTCGGTTTACTATGCAAAAATAGACCTGAGAAGTGGCAAGATTTTGGAAGAAGATAGACTGCCCAGGAAAGGTTTGATGGCAAAGATAAAGAAAATTCAATTGGAAGCAAAATACAAATAA
- a CDS encoding ABC transporter ATP-binding protein: MVEVKLEGVVKTFGETVALKGIDLHIKHGELFTLLGPSGCGKSTTLRIIAGLDFPDEGHLYFDDEEVTYKSSSERGAVLVFQNYALWPHMTVYDNIAYGLKIRKLPKQEIEKRVKWALELVKLQGYEDRYPTQLSGGQQQRVAIARALVVEPKLLLLDEPLSNLDAKLRLEMRSEIRRIQRELGITVLYVTHDQEEAMAISDRIAVMNIGQIEQVGTPKEIYEEPKTEFVASFMGKTNVIPAEVVEREGDKVTVEFGNFRLDGLTYKDKSDKVVVVIRPERISLHPIENAAAITGKVDLIEYYGFFIEVVGLFGEKRIIARTINDKDVAHLRPQGEVTFYIDRNDILVLPKQSL; the protein is encoded by the coding sequence ATGGTTGAAGTCAAGCTTGAGGGCGTAGTGAAAACTTTCGGTGAAACCGTTGCCCTGAAAGGGATTGACCTTCACATAAAACACGGAGAACTGTTTACATTACTCGGGCCCAGTGGATGCGGAAAATCAACCACCTTGAGGATAATCGCAGGCTTAGATTTCCCCGACGAAGGGCATCTGTACTTCGACGATGAAGAGGTAACTTACAAAAGCTCAAGTGAAAGGGGAGCCGTCCTTGTTTTCCAGAACTACGCATTATGGCCCCACATGACAGTTTACGACAACATTGCCTACGGACTCAAAATAAGAAAGCTACCCAAACAAGAAATCGAAAAGAGAGTAAAGTGGGCCCTTGAATTAGTTAAACTCCAAGGATATGAAGATAGATACCCCACACAGCTCAGCGGAGGTCAGCAGCAGAGGGTTGCGATAGCAAGGGCTCTCGTAGTAGAGCCAAAGCTACTCCTGCTTGACGAGCCCCTTTCAAACCTGGATGCAAAACTTAGGCTGGAGATGAGATCGGAAATAAGAAGAATACAGAGGGAGCTTGGAATCACAGTTCTCTACGTCACTCACGACCAGGAAGAGGCAATGGCGATAAGCGATAGGATAGCCGTGATGAACATAGGGCAAATAGAACAAGTGGGCACACCAAAGGAAATCTACGAAGAGCCAAAAACTGAGTTTGTCGCATCGTTTATGGGAAAAACCAACGTAATCCCAGCCGAAGTTGTGGAAAGAGAGGGAGATAAAGTAACGGTTGAATTTGGAAACTTCAGGCTTGATGGGCTTACATACAAAGACAAAAGCGACAAAGTTGTCGTAGTGATAAGACCAGAGCGCATCAGCCTGCATCCTATTGAAAATGCTGCGGCAATAACGGGCAAAGTTGACCTTATAGAGTACTACGGATTTTTCATTGAAGTCGTTGGACTCTTTGGAGAAAAGAGGATAATCGCCAGAACAATAAACGATAAAGACGTTGCCCATCTAAGACCCCAAGGAGAAGTGACCTTCTACATAGACAGAAATGACATCCTTGTGCTTCCAAAACAAAGCCTCTAA
- a CDS encoding metallophosphoesterase, giving the protein MRRTLAFLLAFLTLSLINVNPASAEALPGDVLKMPMPGAPAIALPGETIEIQPQEGVDIAELTIVSVMNGPYKLEILEKGNIIKAKIPENVVPDVYFLQVKSNKGEVVIPNGVWVLKEYPKVLRIAHVSDTHVTSGAKFGYVCGEYFQRDITKIQELCDGGLIVPLHSYVATDSVYTYWSMDDRVDVIINTGDVVDTAGDSKGYKMLFDIISRAAAAGRPTIIVKGNHDDPPNYYPKLIGPTDYYLTIGKFLIIALDSHGDEAHPYMNQLEWMEKVLEEHKDKIPIVIVHHPYWYSAPQGWIGGRIEGFTAFDDKDWANLTQYVGYYWIGGPEKTTEDIARRFLQDVEKYNIKLVMSGHIHHDKLHIYVDKNGNEHWFVTSTSTGAPDKETNPPRPNRSPTWYGSKIIEIDENGNVRLPEIEEMFGTLFNDFISLPVPQEFITFRWTTDFGSAVKFINLLGEESGKFAIEVPEGAQVDASVTNVTYKLLGERKIGDKTYELFEITVPEGVSQLVISKGKDTEKPEISIPYLTPSKPTKGKPFKVYISAKDNLGIRDIYVEIEANGKVTKYPAVQSSGGQADYFIAEIPGVDADEYTIRAVAVDFYGNKATFEKTIGGAQTTSKATSPTESKSTCGPAALLAFSLIPLALFRRRK; this is encoded by the coding sequence ATGAGGCGAACACTTGCATTTTTGCTGGCGTTCCTGACTTTGTCCTTGATTAATGTAAACCCAGCAAGTGCAGAAGCACTCCCGGGAGATGTCCTAAAGATGCCAATGCCCGGAGCTCCAGCTATAGCACTTCCGGGGGAAACAATAGAGATACAGCCCCAAGAAGGCGTTGATATTGCAGAGCTTACAATTGTCTCAGTTATGAACGGCCCATATAAGCTTGAAATTTTAGAAAAAGGGAATATAATAAAAGCCAAAATACCCGAAAATGTCGTTCCAGATGTTTACTTCCTTCAAGTTAAATCAAACAAAGGAGAGGTAGTTATACCCAACGGAGTATGGGTTCTCAAGGAATACCCAAAGGTGCTTAGGATAGCACACGTAAGCGATACCCACGTTACCAGCGGCGCCAAATTCGGCTACGTATGTGGCGAATACTTCCAGAGGGATATAACAAAGATACAAGAACTCTGTGACGGAGGTTTAATCGTTCCACTCCACAGCTACGTTGCCACGGACAGCGTATACACCTACTGGAGCATGGATGATAGAGTTGACGTTATAATAAACACGGGGGACGTTGTTGATACCGCAGGAGATAGCAAAGGATACAAAATGCTCTTTGACATAATCTCCAGAGCAGCTGCGGCTGGAAGACCCACAATAATCGTGAAAGGAAACCATGATGATCCACCGAACTATTATCCCAAGCTAATAGGTCCAACAGACTATTACCTCACCATAGGAAAGTTCCTTATTATAGCTCTGGACTCCCACGGAGACGAAGCCCATCCCTACATGAACCAGCTCGAATGGATGGAGAAAGTCCTTGAAGAGCACAAAGACAAGATCCCAATAGTGATTGTCCATCACCCATACTGGTACTCCGCTCCTCAAGGATGGATTGGAGGAAGAATTGAAGGATTCACAGCATTTGACGACAAAGATTGGGCAAACCTAACTCAGTACGTTGGTTATTACTGGATTGGAGGTCCAGAGAAGACGACAGAAGACATAGCAAGGAGATTCCTCCAAGATGTCGAGAAGTACAACATAAAGCTTGTTATGAGCGGGCACATTCACCACGACAAGCTTCACATCTACGTAGATAAAAACGGCAATGAGCACTGGTTTGTAACATCAACATCCACAGGAGCTCCAGACAAAGAAACAAACCCCCCAAGACCCAATAGAAGTCCAACATGGTATGGCTCAAAAATAATTGAAATAGATGAAAATGGCAACGTTAGACTACCAGAGATTGAAGAGATGTTTGGAACACTCTTCAACGACTTCATTTCGCTTCCAGTCCCGCAGGAGTTCATTACGTTTAGGTGGACGACAGACTTTGGAAGTGCCGTCAAGTTCATAAACCTACTCGGAGAAGAGAGCGGAAAGTTTGCGATAGAAGTCCCAGAAGGAGCACAAGTCGATGCAAGTGTTACAAACGTCACCTACAAGCTTCTTGGAGAAAGAAAGATTGGAGACAAGACCTACGAACTGTTTGAAATAACTGTCCCAGAAGGAGTATCCCAGCTGGTGATAAGCAAAGGCAAGGACACCGAAAAACCCGAAATAAGCATTCCCTACTTGACTCCTTCAAAACCAACGAAAGGAAAACCATTTAAGGTTTACATAAGTGCCAAGGATAACCTTGGAATTAGGGACATCTACGTGGAAATAGAAGCCAACGGAAAAGTCACAAAATATCCGGCAGTGCAGTCAAGCGGGGGGCAGGCAGACTACTTCATAGCAGAAATTCCAGGGGTTGATGCAGATGAATACACCATAAGAGCAGTAGCTGTGGACTTCTATGGAAACAAAGCAACATTCGAAAAGACGATAGGAGGGGCACAAACTACAAGTAAAGCAACATCTCCAACAGAGAGCAAATCAACGTGCGGGCCTGCGGCCCTTTTAGCATTCTCTCTAATCCCGCTTGCCCTATTTAGAAGAAGAAAATGA
- a CDS encoding ABC transporter permease, with the protein MRALTTMAYRQLKRFTRARSRVFGMIINPLIWLVFFGLGWSKVFDNPMARAIFGGVDYLTFLAPGIFAMTIFNQSFIGGVSVIWDKQFGFLKEVLVAPASRKEGILGRILGDSLVTLTQGTVILLLTFLLAENLKISGILPSLGIGFLLAVAFSGFGVSLALRMESMEGFQMIMMVLMMPLIFLSGAMYPIDTMPSWMKALAYINPLTYAVDGARHFLVGENVTKFALPTDVGILALLALFLVGIAMAEFEKATIG; encoded by the coding sequence ATGAGAGCTTTAACAACGATGGCATACAGACAGCTAAAGCGATTTACAAGAGCAAGATCAAGAGTTTTTGGAATGATAATCAATCCCCTAATATGGCTCGTGTTCTTTGGACTTGGATGGAGTAAGGTTTTCGACAATCCAATGGCCAGGGCGATATTTGGAGGCGTTGACTACCTAACTTTCCTCGCTCCGGGTATATTTGCAATGACGATCTTCAATCAGAGCTTTATAGGTGGAGTCAGTGTCATATGGGACAAGCAGTTTGGCTTTCTTAAGGAAGTTTTGGTAGCTCCGGCTTCCAGAAAGGAAGGGATACTGGGCAGAATCCTTGGCGATTCATTGGTGACCTTGACACAGGGGACGGTAATTCTCCTTTTGACGTTCCTCTTAGCTGAGAATCTTAAAATAAGTGGCATCTTGCCATCTCTGGGCATTGGATTTCTCCTTGCGGTTGCGTTTTCAGGATTTGGAGTTAGCTTGGCCTTGAGGATGGAGAGCATGGAGGGGTTCCAGATGATAATGATGGTTCTCATGATGCCTTTAATATTCCTCAGTGGTGCAATGTATCCAATAGATACAATGCCCTCATGGATGAAAGCCTTGGCTTACATCAATCCCCTAACCTATGCGGTTGATGGAGCAAGGCATTTCCTTGTTGGGGAAAACGTAACAAAATTTGCCCTACCAACTGACGTTGGAATTCTTGCTTTGCTGGCCCTTTTCCTTGTGGGAATAGCCATGGCTGAATTTGAAAAAGCTACAATAGGTTGA
- a CDS encoding DUF447 domain-containing protein yields the protein MEILKEGKIYEVLLTTRSNITPVGINRKGNRLNFRLFEGKSANDIKEHPYGVLHITWDVELLVKAALNLPVEVEFENAKSIPIKKIKGLPSIEGRIEFVERKIEDELGRARVLECSLVPTYEDIHPLSFPPISRADFYLLEMAIHLTRLYVATRALNVKEAQKLYSKIWEGYRLYKKLGGESELAEKIMGFATAALRWNP from the coding sequence ATGGAAATTTTAAAAGAGGGAAAGATTTACGAAGTGCTTCTTACAACAAGGTCAAATATAACCCCAGTAGGAATTAACAGAAAGGGCAACAGATTGAATTTCAGGCTTTTTGAAGGCAAGAGCGCCAATGATATAAAAGAGCATCCTTATGGAGTACTCCACATAACGTGGGACGTCGAGCTATTGGTAAAAGCCGCCCTTAACCTGCCAGTTGAAGTGGAATTTGAAAATGCGAAATCGATCCCTATCAAGAAGATAAAGGGTCTTCCCAGCATAGAAGGAAGAATAGAATTCGTTGAGAGGAAAATAGAGGACGAATTGGGAAGAGCGCGTGTTTTAGAGTGTTCACTGGTTCCAACATATGAGGATATACATCCGTTATCCTTCCCCCCTATCAGTCGAGCCGACTTCTACTTGCTGGAAATGGCCATACACCTCACAAGATTGTACGTGGCAACCAGAGCATTAAACGTAAAGGAAGCCCAAAAGCTCTATTCCAAGATTTGGGAAGGCTATAGGCTTTACAAAAAGCTTGGGGGCGAGAGTGAACTTGCGGAGAAAATTATGGGCTTTGCAACCGCAGCCTTACGATGGAACCCTTGA
- a CDS encoding phosphoglycerate kinase: protein MFKLTEFNYHGKTVFFRADLNSPVKNGKIISDARFRAVLPTIRYLLEHNAKVVVGTHQSKPYEEDYLTTEQHAEILSSLLGIEVKYVEDVFGKCAREAISSLKPGEILMLENLRFAAEETKQAPLEKCEKTHFVRKLSPLIDYVVTDAFAASHRSQPSLVGFARLKPMIPGFLMESELKALNKAYESEERPKIYVLGGAKVDDSLKVAENVLRNGKADLILTGGLVGQIFTLAKGFDLGDANISFLEKKGLIELTDWAEKILNEFYPYVRTPVDFAVEYKGERVEIDLLSDKKWIFDEKPIMDIGGRTIEKYREILQEAAIIVANGPMGVFEVEEFAKGTVEVFKAIGESGAFSVVGGGHSIASIYKYNIKGISHISTGGGAMLTFFAGEKLPLVEALKISYEKFKNAKKS, encoded by the coding sequence ATGTTTAAGCTGACAGAATTTAACTATCACGGCAAAACAGTCTTTTTTAGGGCGGATTTAAACTCACCTGTCAAGAATGGGAAGATAATCAGCGATGCTCGATTTAGGGCTGTTCTACCCACCATAAGGTATTTACTCGAACACAACGCAAAGGTTGTTGTTGGAACTCACCAAAGCAAGCCCTATGAAGAAGACTACCTAACCACTGAACAGCATGCCGAAATACTGAGTTCCCTGCTCGGTATCGAAGTAAAATATGTGGAGGATGTCTTCGGAAAATGTGCAAGGGAAGCAATATCATCTCTAAAACCCGGTGAAATACTTATGTTGGAGAACCTCAGATTTGCGGCGGAGGAAACTAAACAAGCCCCCTTAGAAAAGTGCGAAAAAACGCACTTTGTTAGGAAGCTTAGCCCCCTAATAGACTACGTGGTTACAGACGCATTTGCCGCCTCTCACAGATCCCAGCCCTCTTTAGTTGGTTTTGCAAGGTTAAAACCAATGATACCCGGATTTTTAATGGAGAGCGAACTAAAAGCATTGAATAAAGCATATGAAAGTGAAGAAAGGCCCAAAATCTATGTACTGGGTGGGGCAAAAGTTGATGATTCGCTTAAGGTTGCAGAGAATGTTTTGAGGAACGGGAAAGCCGACTTGATTTTAACAGGCGGTTTGGTGGGCCAAATATTCACCCTGGCAAAAGGATTTGATCTTGGAGATGCTAACATAAGTTTTCTCGAGAAAAAAGGACTAATAGAACTCACAGATTGGGCGGAAAAGATATTGAATGAGTTTTATCCCTATGTGAGGACTCCAGTAGATTTTGCAGTTGAATACAAAGGTGAGAGAGTCGAAATAGATCTGTTGAGCGATAAAAAATGGATTTTTGATGAAAAACCAATTATGGACATAGGGGGCAGAACAATAGAAAAATACAGGGAAATACTCCAGGAGGCTGCCATAATAGTCGCAAACGGCCCCATGGGAGTTTTTGAGGTAGAAGAGTTTGCAAAGGGCACTGTGGAGGTCTTCAAGGCAATAGGGGAAAGTGGGGCATTCTCAGTTGTTGGCGGGGGACATTCAATAGCAAGCATATATAAGTACAACATAAAGGGAATCTCCCACATAAGCACGGGCGGTGGGGCTATGTTAACGTTTTTTGCTGGAGAAAAGCTTCCTCTCGTTGAGGCACTTAAAATAAGCTATGAAAAATTTAAAAATGCAAAAAAGAGTTAA